A DNA window from Acidimicrobiales bacterium contains the following coding sequences:
- a CDS encoding LLM class flavin-dependent oxidoreductase, whose amino-acid sequence MTELWIAGAGMPGRTATFAARTEQEGWDGLALVDSQNLAVDPYVHLGIAASATERLKLGTGVTNPLTRHPAVTAAAIATVHIESGGRAVLGIGRGDSSLAHLGLAPASPAAFERYLSRLQRYLRGEEVTFDPTNDGAGLARPASSLGMADAPEGSRIHWIAGASDRKVPVDVAATGPRVIAIAASLADRITFAVGSDAERLNWAMDEARRAAGAGCPPLGAYVPVVVHADRRIARELIGGAVASFARFSVMHGTVSGPANEVERSALSAVHERYDMHHHFTHGSPQSRDLPPELVDSFGIAGPPSYCVDRLIQMIDLGLDKLVLLGGGIGMNREAARDSRRMLAEQVLPKLR is encoded by the coding sequence ATGACGGAGTTGTGGATCGCCGGCGCCGGCATGCCCGGCAGGACGGCGACCTTCGCCGCCAGGACCGAGCAGGAGGGCTGGGACGGGTTGGCACTTGTGGACTCGCAGAACCTCGCTGTCGACCCCTACGTGCACCTGGGGATCGCGGCTTCGGCGACCGAGCGTCTGAAGCTCGGCACCGGGGTGACCAACCCCTTGACCCGCCACCCAGCGGTGACCGCGGCTGCGATCGCCACCGTCCACATCGAATCAGGGGGCAGAGCGGTCCTCGGTATCGGTCGCGGCGACTCGTCACTGGCGCACCTCGGGCTCGCACCGGCGTCACCTGCGGCATTCGAGCGGTATCTCTCCCGATTGCAGAGATACCTGCGAGGGGAAGAGGTCACCTTCGACCCGACCAACGATGGTGCGGGCTTAGCGCGACCCGCATCGAGTCTCGGTATGGCTGATGCTCCAGAAGGCAGCCGGATCCACTGGATCGCGGGTGCAAGCGATCGAAAGGTTCCGGTGGACGTGGCAGCGACCGGACCCCGCGTGATAGCGATCGCTGCGTCGCTGGCCGACCGAATCACCTTCGCAGTCGGATCCGACGCCGAGCGTCTCAATTGGGCGATGGATGAAGCGAGGCGGGCCGCAGGCGCGGGCTGTCCCCCACTCGGCGCGTACGTACCCGTCGTGGTGCACGCCGATCGCCGGATCGCACGCGAGTTGATCGGCGGAGCGGTTGCCTCGTTCGCGCGCTTCTCTGTCATGCACGGAACCGTCTCGGGACCAGCGAACGAAGTGGAACGGTCCGCCCTGTCCGCGGTACACGAGCGCTACGACATGCATCACCATTTCACCCACGGCTCGCCTCAGAGCCGCGACCTTCCGCCGGAGTTGGTCGACTCGTTCGGAATTGCCGGTCCGCCCTCCTACTGCGTCGACAGGCTTATCCAGATGATCGACCTGGGTTTGGACAAGCTCGTACTGCTCGGCGGAGGTATCGGCATGAACCGTGAGGCTGCACGCGACTCGCGCCGAATGCTCGCGGAACAGGTTCTGCCGAAGCTTCGCTGA
- a CDS encoding amidohydrolase family protein produces MSEFDVVIRGGTVIDGTGAPARRADVAVAGDRIVAVDGGKLEGKTELDASGQVVAPGFIDIHTHYDAQVFWDPWLSPSCFHGVTTVVAGNCGFSIAPIRSDGVSLLARTLQHVEDMSFDTLSAGVPWDSFESFPQYLDAVERRKPALNYGCYVGHTAVRLYVMGDDAYERPAKHDEIERMQRAVAEAMEAGAMGFASSASPTHNGDKGRPVPSRVADVEELRALLQPVRTSKRGVVALLPGGVIKHQEVFELQKEIGRPFTWTALLTVQGYPYHEKVIAEHDAAWEGGAEVWPQVSCRPLVFQMNLAEPFTLNMRPSFSALMGCTRDERMAAYRDPAWRESAWAELSGQSGGFGFNWKTLSVAESESRPDLVSRKVVDLAEEWGCTPLDVILDISLGDALHSRFWSVLANDDPEGIAWLLPRDHVLLGLADSGAHVSQLCDACFATDLLGNWVRERQVMPLERAIHKLTGEPAAVYGLNDRGIISEGKAADICVFDPDTVAPGSLRRIRDFPANGERLTADSPSGMTHTLVNGVPIRVDGQPSKEGLAAGPGKLLRS; encoded by the coding sequence GTGTCAGAGTTTGATGTCGTCATTCGCGGCGGGACGGTCATCGACGGTACGGGGGCTCCTGCCCGCAGAGCCGACGTCGCCGTCGCTGGCGATCGGATCGTTGCCGTCGACGGGGGAAAGCTCGAGGGCAAGACCGAGCTGGATGCGTCGGGGCAGGTCGTGGCTCCCGGCTTCATCGACATTCACACCCACTACGACGCACAGGTGTTCTGGGACCCCTGGCTGAGCCCTTCATGCTTCCACGGCGTCACGACCGTCGTCGCCGGTAACTGCGGCTTCTCGATCGCGCCGATCCGATCGGACGGCGTGTCGCTCTTGGCCCGCACGCTCCAGCACGTCGAGGACATGAGCTTCGACACGCTGTCAGCCGGAGTTCCGTGGGACAGCTTCGAGAGCTTTCCCCAGTACCTGGACGCGGTGGAGCGGCGAAAGCCAGCGCTGAACTACGGCTGCTACGTCGGACATACGGCAGTCAGGCTCTACGTGATGGGAGACGACGCGTACGAGCGTCCCGCCAAACACGATGAGATCGAGCGGATGCAACGCGCCGTGGCTGAAGCCATGGAAGCCGGCGCGATGGGATTCGCCAGCAGCGCTTCGCCGACGCACAACGGAGACAAGGGACGGCCGGTTCCGTCGCGGGTCGCGGACGTCGAAGAGCTCCGGGCCCTTCTTCAGCCAGTGCGCACGTCCAAGCGAGGCGTGGTGGCGCTGCTTCCTGGCGGGGTCATAAAGCACCAGGAAGTCTTCGAGCTCCAGAAGGAGATCGGGCGGCCGTTCACCTGGACGGCGTTACTAACCGTCCAGGGTTACCCCTACCACGAGAAGGTCATCGCCGAGCACGACGCTGCATGGGAGGGGGGCGCCGAGGTCTGGCCCCAGGTTTCGTGCCGTCCGTTGGTCTTTCAGATGAATCTCGCCGAGCCGTTCACGCTGAACATGCGGCCTTCGTTCTCGGCCCTCATGGGCTGTACGCGCGACGAGCGGATGGCTGCGTACCGGGATCCCGCATGGCGGGAGTCGGCTTGGGCCGAGCTCAGCGGTCAGAGCGGAGGCTTCGGCTTCAACTGGAAGACGCTGTCGGTCGCCGAATCCGAGTCGCGTCCGGACCTGGTCTCCCGCAAGGTCGTCGATCTCGCCGAGGAGTGGGGATGCACCCCTCTCGACGTGATCCTCGACATCTCGCTTGGAGACGCCCTCCACAGCCGGTTCTGGTCGGTGCTCGCGAACGACGACCCCGAGGGGATCGCCTGGCTCCTTCCCCGCGACCACGTGTTGCTCGGGCTAGCCGACTCTGGCGCGCATGTTTCCCAGCTCTGCGACGCCTGCTTCGCGACCGACCTTCTCGGCAACTGGGTCCGCGAACGCCAGGTGATGCCCCTTGAGCGAGCGATCCACAAGCTGACCGGTGAACCGGCGGCGGTCTACGGACTGAACGACCGCGGGATCATCAGCGAGGGCAAGGCCGCGGACATCTGCGTGTTCGATCCGGATACCGTCGCTCCGGGCTCGCTCCGCCGGATCCGCGACTTCCCGGCCAACGGCGAAAGGCTCACCGCCGATTCGCCGTCGGGGATGACACATACGCTCGTCAACGGGGTCCCGATTCGCGTCGATGGTCAACCCTCCAAGGAGGGGTTGGCCGCCGGGCCAGGGAAGTTGCTGCGCTCGTAA
- a CDS encoding TetR/AcrR family transcriptional regulator — MTAPGKSPEQRPTTTSGGAPAQNRQLRKQGKETLRKLLEAAIVVFDERGYHAARVDDIVKVAKTSHGTFYLYFRNKQDLFLALVDDVTAAMRELAESLPPIKPSKAGYDELRSWLDRFYGIYEHYHPVIRAWTEANAQNVEMARTGARVLRRFIDQLVLRVQESDRAAVPDPDIAAFAMVSMVERVSFYAVARMVPVDRESLIDNLATILHVGLFGGVRRRAGD; from the coding sequence ATCACCGCCCCCGGCAAGTCCCCCGAACAGCGCCCAACCACCACTTCCGGTGGCGCACCCGCGCAGAACCGCCAGCTCCGAAAGCAAGGCAAGGAAACCCTCAGGAAGCTCCTCGAAGCCGCGATCGTCGTGTTCGACGAGCGGGGATACCACGCCGCACGCGTAGACGACATCGTCAAGGTCGCGAAGACATCGCACGGAACCTTCTACCTCTACTTCCGCAACAAGCAGGACCTGTTCCTCGCGCTCGTCGACGACGTCACCGCGGCGATGCGTGAACTCGCCGAGTCGCTGCCGCCCATCAAGCCTTCGAAGGCGGGATACGACGAACTCAGATCATGGCTCGACCGCTTCTACGGAATCTACGAGCACTACCACCCGGTGATCCGCGCCTGGACAGAGGCAAACGCACAAAACGTGGAGATGGCGAGGACAGGAGCACGTGTGCTGCGCAGGTTCATCGACCAGCTCGTCTTGCGAGTCCAGGAGTCCGACCGCGCGGCTGTACCCGACCCGGATATCGCCGCCTTCGCGATGGTTTCCATGGTCGAGCGGGTGAGTTTCTACGCGGTGGCCAGAATGGTCCCGGTCGATCGGGAATCCCTGATCGACAACCTCGCCACGATCCTGCATGTCGGGCTCTTTGGCGGTGTCCGCCGGCGTGCCGGCGACTAG
- a CDS encoding SDR family oxidoreductase — MGHLDGKVAVVTGAGRGIGRGEALLLAAEGAKVVVNDLGTALDGGGTDPSLAQRVVDEITASGGEAVANDDDVSSWAGAERLINQAVGTFGDLNVLVNNAGFVRDRMSFNMSEQDFEAVVLVHLKGHFAPVRFAAAHWRARSKADQPVYGRVINTTSEAGLWGTPGQANYAAAKGGIAAMTLTLARELERFGVTVNAISPRARTRMTETLGAGFEEPAAGEGFDDLHPDNIAPVVGWLASEAASDVSGQVFVVTGGRVHLIDGYRDASGITREDRWTVGDLIEAQSQLFGERRRRIPRFGIGF, encoded by the coding sequence GTGGGACATCTGGACGGGAAAGTCGCCGTGGTCACCGGCGCGGGTCGAGGGATCGGGCGGGGCGAGGCCCTGCTGCTCGCTGCGGAGGGCGCCAAAGTCGTGGTGAACGATCTCGGTACCGCTCTTGACGGCGGCGGTACAGATCCTTCGCTGGCTCAGCGGGTCGTGGACGAGATCACCGCAAGCGGGGGTGAGGCGGTCGCAAATGACGACGACGTTTCGTCCTGGGCCGGAGCAGAGCGGCTGATCAACCAAGCGGTGGGAACGTTCGGGGACCTCAACGTGCTGGTCAACAACGCGGGTTTCGTCCGCGACCGAATGAGCTTCAATATGAGCGAGCAAGACTTCGAGGCCGTCGTGCTGGTTCATCTGAAAGGGCACTTCGCCCCGGTGCGATTCGCTGCCGCGCACTGGCGGGCGCGATCAAAGGCTGACCAGCCGGTGTACGGCCGGGTGATCAACACAACTAGCGAAGCCGGGCTGTGGGGAACTCCAGGCCAAGCGAACTACGCCGCGGCCAAAGGAGGCATCGCGGCGATGACCCTTACGCTGGCGCGGGAACTCGAGCGATTCGGAGTAACGGTGAATGCGATCTCGCCACGTGCCCGAACCCGCATGACCGAGACTCTTGGGGCCGGTTTTGAGGAGCCCGCAGCGGGCGAAGGCTTCGACGACCTGCATCCGGACAACATCGCGCCGGTCGTCGGTTGGCTGGCGAGCGAGGCAGCGTCAGACGTCAGCGGCCAGGTGTTCGTGGTCACGGGCGGCCGGGTGCATCTCATAGACGGCTACCGCGACGCCTCCGGCATCACTCGCGAGGATCGATGGACGGTCGGCGATCTCATCGAGGCGCAGAGCCAGCTGTTTGGTGAGCGCCGCAGGCGAATACCCCGCTTCGGGATCGGCTTCTGA
- a CDS encoding AMP-binding protein encodes MNDEGSEASPTIAGYVTARSADPGPGLIFEDTTWSWSEVVAESRRRAAALSELRRPGPFHVGVLLENVPEYVFVLFGAALSGATVVGINSTRRGAELARDVSHTDCQFVLTDEAGGVLLDDLDLGAASGRVIDVESEPYRRLLDGQPAQRDRQPDPQELYLLLFTAGSTGAPKAVRMSQGRAARTSADSAIAFGPADVLYCSMPLFHGNALLANLFPALITGASVVLRRRFSASSFGPDIRRHGCTYFNYVGRALSYIVAVPETPEDGDNQLKWALGSEASPQNIAEFTRRFNCPVFEGYGSSENAVVISPVGGMPPGAMGKPKGGMDVTVVDPATGRECSPARFDVHGRLTNPEQAVGEIVGRNTADRFEGYYNNPEAEAQRIRGGWYWTGDLGYRDAEDFFYFAGRSADWLRVDGENFSAGGVERILNRFPSASGVAVYGVPDPVSGDQVMAALEIPAGQAFDPADFADFLAGQPDLGTKWAPRFVRIVAELPVTGARKLDKAPLRRAAWIATDPVWWRPDPALVYRPFTQADEDALCERFRSNGRRGFWPRPDA; translated from the coding sequence GTGAACGACGAGGGGTCGGAGGCGAGCCCCACTATCGCCGGCTACGTGACCGCGCGGAGCGCGGACCCGGGGCCCGGCTTGATCTTCGAGGACACGACTTGGAGCTGGTCGGAGGTCGTCGCCGAATCACGGCGCCGCGCGGCAGCGCTCTCCGAGTTAAGGCGCCCCGGCCCATTTCACGTGGGGGTTCTCCTAGAGAACGTTCCCGAGTACGTCTTCGTTCTCTTCGGTGCAGCGCTCAGCGGCGCGACCGTCGTTGGGATCAACTCGACCAGGCGGGGAGCGGAGCTCGCACGCGATGTCTCGCACACCGACTGCCAGTTCGTCCTCACCGACGAGGCAGGAGGCGTTCTCCTCGATGACCTAGACCTGGGGGCGGCGAGCGGGCGGGTCATCGACGTCGAGTCGGAGCCATACCGCCGATTGCTGGACGGGCAGCCCGCGCAGCGTGATCGGCAGCCGGATCCTCAGGAGCTCTATCTGCTCCTGTTCACCGCCGGTTCGACCGGCGCGCCGAAAGCGGTGCGCATGTCGCAAGGTCGAGCGGCCCGCACCTCCGCGGACTCCGCGATCGCGTTCGGGCCTGCAGACGTTCTCTACTGCTCCATGCCGCTGTTCCACGGCAACGCGCTGCTTGCGAACCTGTTCCCGGCCCTCATAACCGGCGCGTCGGTCGTGCTGCGCCGGAGGTTCTCGGCGTCGTCGTTCGGACCGGATATCCGTCGCCACGGCTGCACCTACTTCAACTACGTCGGGCGCGCGCTGTCCTACATCGTCGCGGTTCCGGAAACACCCGAAGACGGCGACAACCAACTGAAGTGGGCGCTCGGGTCGGAGGCCTCGCCGCAGAACATCGCCGAGTTCACCAGGCGCTTCAACTGCCCCGTGTTCGAAGGGTACGGGTCGAGCGAGAACGCGGTGGTGATATCGCCGGTGGGTGGGATGCCGCCAGGAGCGATGGGCAAACCCAAAGGGGGAATGGATGTCACCGTCGTAGACCCGGCCACCGGGCGAGAATGCTCCCCCGCCAGGTTCGACGTGCACGGCCGGCTGACGAATCCTGAGCAGGCCGTCGGGGAGATCGTGGGGCGCAACACCGCCGACCGTTTTGAGGGCTACTACAACAACCCCGAAGCCGAAGCGCAACGTATTCGCGGCGGCTGGTACTGGACTGGTGACCTCGGGTATCGCGACGCCGAGGATTTTTTCTACTTCGCGGGGCGTAGTGCGGACTGGTTGAGAGTGGACGGGGAGAACTTCTCCGCGGGCGGGGTGGAGAGGATTCTGAACCGGTTTCCGTCTGCGTCCGGGGTGGCGGTGTACGGCGTCCCGGACCCAGTCAGCGGCGATCAGGTGATGGCCGCTCTCGAGATCCCCGCGGGTCAAGCGTTCGACCCCGCCGACTTCGCCGACTTCCTTGCGGGTCAACCGGACCTCGGCACGAAGTGGGCGCCTCGTTTCGTCAGGATCGTCGCTGAGCTTCCGGTCACTGGCGCGCGCAAGCTTGACAAGGCACCACTCCGTAGGGCTGCATGGATCGCAACCGACCCGGTCTGGTGGAGGCCGGACCCGGCGCTGGTCTACCGCCCTTTCACACAAGCAGACGAGGACGCTCTATGTGAGCGGTTTCGGTCCAACGGCCGCAGGGGCTTCTGGCCGCGACCGGACGCCTAG
- a CDS encoding DUF1918 domain-containing protein, whose protein sequence is MDAHVGDQIIVESRKVGGGRKTGEVAEVVSGTSGQHYRVRWDDGHESIVYPSTDAFVVGGSDRR, encoded by the coding sequence GTGGACGCGCACGTGGGAGATCAGATCATCGTCGAATCCCGCAAGGTGGGGGGTGGGCGCAAGACCGGCGAGGTCGCTGAAGTCGTCAGCGGAACCAGCGGGCAGCATTACCGGGTGCGGTGGGACGACGGTCATGAGTCGATCGTGTACCCGAGCACCGACGCTTTCGTGGTTGGCGGGTCCGACCGGCGCTGA
- a CDS encoding class I adenylate-forming enzyme family protein, with product MPAEPSFPEYTPTVPELLRSGRDRFGANDCVITPDSRLSYSELDEMSRRLAAHLVRMGIEKGSRVGLLFPNGADWVVSWAATTRIGAVAIPVNTFYKTPELAKFLRHADVQYLLGVGQFLQHDYLSRLESIAPEISEQRSDSLALPSLPQLRRVLLWESSDREWADGGVGESLSQDVDQTLIGVVDGLEDDVAPGDVLLVTYTSGSTGEPKGVVHSHGGVIRHAHNLASLSGIDPESRIWTPMPLCWVGGFSFSMLRAMVAGGCFLTQEVFEPGAALRMFATEKVTNISAWPAVAKSLREHPDFPATDLSSLRSGVSFYEAVPPDRRPADPTLAISSLGMSETCGPHTFWNVNEEVAGVPEQYRGAFGHEVPGTEHRIIDPETGEDAPDGHEGEVLVRGYSMMLGLYKQERSEVFDSEGWYHTGDRGYFRDGWFFFTGRQTDLIKTAGSNVAPAEVERCLGAYDDVKLAFVVGVPHEIKGQEVVALVVPWRTGTDGESPAPPEPDALRQRLREELSSYKVPAHFLVIEDEQVPWLVSQKVDRRALTTLAEKMLAEQVAR from the coding sequence ATGCCGGCGGAGCCCTCGTTCCCTGAATACACGCCGACCGTTCCCGAGCTGCTCCGTTCCGGCCGCGACCGATTTGGTGCGAACGACTGCGTCATCACGCCGGACTCGAGGCTGAGTTACTCAGAGCTCGACGAGATGTCGCGCCGCCTGGCGGCGCACCTCGTCCGAATGGGGATCGAGAAGGGCAGCCGGGTCGGCCTACTGTTCCCCAACGGCGCCGACTGGGTGGTGTCCTGGGCGGCCACGACACGCATCGGGGCCGTCGCCATACCGGTCAACACCTTCTACAAGACGCCCGAACTGGCCAAGTTCCTGCGTCACGCCGACGTCCAGTACTTGCTCGGAGTCGGACAGTTCCTCCAGCACGACTATCTGTCGAGGTTGGAATCGATCGCACCCGAGATCTCCGAGCAGCGGTCCGATTCGCTTGCCCTTCCGAGCCTGCCGCAGCTGAGGCGCGTGCTCTTATGGGAGTCATCCGATCGCGAGTGGGCCGACGGTGGGGTCGGCGAATCCCTGAGTCAAGACGTCGATCAAACCCTCATCGGCGTGGTCGACGGGCTGGAAGACGATGTCGCCCCCGGAGACGTTCTCCTCGTGACCTACACATCGGGTTCGACCGGCGAGCCGAAAGGCGTGGTGCACAGCCATGGAGGTGTGATCCGCCACGCCCACAACCTCGCTTCTTTGTCGGGCATCGATCCGGAATCGCGCATCTGGACACCGATGCCCCTGTGCTGGGTGGGCGGGTTCTCGTTCAGCATGCTACGGGCGATGGTCGCCGGTGGTTGCTTCCTGACCCAGGAAGTGTTCGAGCCTGGCGCGGCCCTCCGGATGTTCGCGACGGAGAAGGTGACCAACATCTCCGCTTGGCCGGCGGTTGCCAAAAGCCTGAGGGAGCACCCCGACTTTCCTGCGACGGATTTGAGTTCGCTTCGGAGCGGTGTGTCGTTCTACGAGGCGGTGCCCCCCGATCGAAGGCCCGCCGACCCGACGCTTGCGATCAGCTCCCTGGGTATGTCGGAGACCTGTGGGCCTCACACCTTCTGGAACGTGAACGAGGAAGTTGCTGGGGTCCCTGAGCAGTACCGCGGTGCGTTCGGCCACGAAGTTCCGGGGACCGAGCACCGAATCATCGATCCGGAAACCGGCGAAGACGCGCCGGACGGCCATGAGGGTGAGGTCCTGGTCCGCGGGTACAGCATGATGCTCGGCCTGTACAAGCAGGAGCGGTCCGAAGTATTCGACAGCGAGGGTTGGTACCACACCGGAGACCGCGGCTACTTCCGCGACGGATGGTTCTTCTTCACGGGCCGGCAGACCGACCTGATCAAGACCGCAGGCTCCAACGTGGCACCCGCGGAAGTCGAACGGTGCCTTGGTGCATACGACGATGTGAAGCTCGCCTTCGTTGTCGGGGTTCCCCACGAGATCAAAGGCCAGGAAGTGGTGGCCCTCGTCGTGCCTTGGCGGACTGGAACCGATGGTGAGTCGCCGGCGCCACCCGAACCCGACGCGCTGCGCCAGCGGCTGAGGGAAGAGCTGTCGTCGTATAAGGTCCCTGCGCATTTCCTCGTAATCGAAGACGAGCAGGTGCCCTGGCTGGTCAGCCAGAAGGTCGATCGACGCGCACTGACCACACTGGCCGAGAAGATGCTCGCAGAGCAGGTCGCAAGGTAG
- a CDS encoding amidohydrolase family protein has product MNFPIISADSHITEPAETYVDHIDPAFADRAPRLEDCGPDIGDAFVIDGFPKPLSLGTVAAAGKKAEEIKLKGSRFSDLHRGGWDPEARMADQVSDGVAAEVIYPSIGMVICNHPDVDYKRACFDAYNRWLSGYCAAHPDRLIGLGQTAMRSPDEGIADLEEMKRLGLRGVMMPGEPGVDDYDSPIYDEFWAATVELEMVPSFHILTMKPGFTRGPKMNSFLSIVRGCQDVMGMLVLGGVFERNPQVRVVCAEADAGWVPHFAYRMDHAYNRHRNWLPAGQELTRSPSQYFAENVYVTFQDDWTAFRFAGDMNWHHLLWANDFPHSDSTWPWSQELLAEHTRQLSAEQKQAILSANVAELYGIDTSNLALSV; this is encoded by the coding sequence ATGAACTTTCCGATCATCTCCGCGGACTCGCACATCACCGAGCCTGCCGAGACCTACGTGGATCACATCGATCCCGCCTTTGCGGATCGCGCCCCTCGGCTCGAGGATTGCGGACCGGACATCGGCGACGCATTCGTGATCGACGGGTTTCCCAAGCCGCTTTCCCTTGGAACCGTCGCAGCCGCTGGCAAAAAGGCGGAGGAGATCAAGCTCAAGGGGTCGAGGTTTTCCGATTTGCATAGGGGAGGATGGGACCCCGAGGCGCGCATGGCGGACCAGGTGAGCGATGGGGTCGCTGCCGAGGTGATCTACCCCAGCATCGGGATGGTCATCTGCAACCACCCGGACGTCGATTACAAGAGGGCCTGCTTCGACGCGTACAACCGGTGGCTCTCGGGCTACTGCGCCGCACATCCCGATCGACTCATCGGCCTAGGGCAAACGGCGATGCGCTCCCCAGACGAGGGAATAGCCGATCTCGAGGAGATGAAACGCCTCGGGCTACGGGGCGTGATGATGCCCGGGGAGCCCGGTGTGGACGACTACGACTCGCCCATCTACGACGAGTTCTGGGCGGCGACCGTCGAACTCGAGATGGTGCCATCGTTCCACATCCTGACCATGAAGCCGGGGTTCACGCGCGGACCCAAGATGAACTCGTTCCTATCGATCGTTCGCGGATGTCAGGACGTGATGGGGATGCTCGTGCTCGGTGGGGTGTTCGAGCGCAACCCTCAAGTGCGGGTCGTTTGCGCGGAGGCCGACGCCGGGTGGGTCCCGCACTTCGCATACCGCATGGACCACGCCTACAACCGGCATCGCAACTGGCTTCCCGCCGGGCAGGAGCTCACCCGTTCACCGTCCCAGTACTTCGCCGAGAACGTCTACGTAACTTTCCAGGACGACTGGACCGCGTTCCGCTTCGCCGGCGACATGAACTGGCACCACTTGTTGTGGGCCAACGATTTCCCCCACTCCGACTCGACCTGGCCCTGGAGCCAGGAGCTACTCGCCGAGCACACCAGGCAGCTGTCGGCCGAGCAGAAGCAGGCCATTCTCTCTGCGAACGTCGCCGAGCTCTACGGAATCGACACCAGCAACCTGGCCCTGAGCGTATGA
- a CDS encoding VOC family protein: MAVDGNQNPDGEAVVLNHIGHCVTDLERAGRFYQELFGFELVRELKVPDEPSDRLLQVEAPLGMTASYMRKGDFVLELLHFDRSGNPPARKRPMNEAGLTHLSFSVEDVHETATRATDLGGTLVEGTDIGAALFVRDPDGQLIELLPMSYWKSLQG, encoded by the coding sequence GTGGCAGTCGACGGGAACCAGAATCCGGACGGCGAGGCAGTCGTCCTGAACCACATCGGGCACTGCGTCACGGACCTCGAGCGTGCCGGGCGCTTCTACCAGGAACTATTCGGCTTCGAGCTTGTACGGGAGCTGAAGGTCCCTGACGAGCCGTCCGATCGGCTGCTGCAGGTCGAAGCGCCCCTCGGGATGACGGCGTCGTACATGCGGAAAGGTGACTTCGTACTCGAGTTGCTGCACTTCGACCGGTCTGGCAACCCGCCTGCCCGAAAGCGACCGATGAACGAAGCCGGGCTCACCCATCTGTCCTTCAGCGTCGAAGACGTGCACGAGACGGCAACGCGGGCAACTGACCTGGGCGGGACCTTGGTCGAAGGGACGGACATCGGGGCTGCGCTCTTCGTGCGAGACCCCGATGGACAGCTCATCGAGCTGCTGCCAATGTCCTACTGGAAGTCGCTGCAGGGTTGA
- a CDS encoding amidohydrolase family protein, translating into MAGPTIISVDDHLIEPPVLFEGRMPSSLADRAPRIVEFEDGRQAWDYEGNLYANVGLNAVVGRPRDEWSMEPARFDEMRPGCYDIHERVRDMDAGGIWASVCFPSLIAGFCGAVFSNSKDPELGLACVRAWNDWHLEVWAGTYPGRVIPLQLTWLRDAEIAAEEVRKNAERGFKAVSFAELPSKLDLPSLHSRHWDPFLSACEETGTVICLHTGSSGWAPLPSPDPPFELYPTLFPASSLVAATDWLWSRVCVRFPRLRIAMSEGGIGWVAMLADRADYVLDHSASGNESRAWKSDLRPSEVLARNFWFCTIDDPSSVDAVIQRVGPDHIMVESDYPHADSTWPTTWDRVKANFGHLPQEIIDKVTFRNAAELFGVPLPPGA; encoded by the coding sequence ATGGCTGGCCCGACCATCATCTCGGTAGACGACCACCTCATCGAACCACCCGTCCTCTTCGAAGGTCGGATGCCCTCCAGCCTCGCCGACCGGGCGCCGCGGATCGTTGAGTTCGAAGACGGCCGGCAGGCGTGGGACTACGAGGGCAACTTGTACGCCAACGTGGGACTCAACGCCGTGGTCGGGCGCCCGCGGGACGAATGGAGCATGGAGCCCGCCCGGTTCGACGAGATGCGCCCGGGTTGCTACGACATTCACGAGCGGGTCAGGGATATGGACGCAGGCGGCATCTGGGCGTCGGTTTGCTTCCCGTCGCTCATCGCCGGCTTCTGCGGCGCAGTCTTTTCGAACAGCAAGGACCCCGAACTCGGCCTCGCCTGCGTCCGGGCGTGGAACGACTGGCATCTCGAGGTCTGGGCGGGCACATATCCCGGCCGGGTAATCCCTCTCCAGCTGACCTGGCTGCGCGATGCCGAGATAGCGGCAGAGGAGGTCCGCAAGAACGCAGAGCGAGGGTTCAAGGCGGTGAGCTTCGCCGAGCTACCGTCGAAGCTGGACTTGCCGTCGCTGCACTCGCGCCACTGGGACCCGTTCCTTTCCGCGTGCGAGGAAACCGGAACCGTCATCTGCTTGCACACCGGATCGTCAGGATGGGCGCCGCTGCCTTCGCCCGATCCTCCGTTCGAGCTGTACCCGACTCTGTTCCCGGCCAGCAGTCTGGTGGCGGCCACCGACTGGTTGTGGTCGCGGGTATGCGTGCGGTTCCCTCGTCTCCGCATCGCGATGTCCGAGGGTGGCATCGGCTGGGTGGCGATGCTGGCCGACAGAGCGGACTACGTTCTCGACCACTCCGCTTCTGGAAACGAAAGCAGGGCCTGGAAGAGCGACCTTCGTCCTAGCGAGGTTCTGGCCCGGAACTTCTGGTTCTGCACGATCGACGACCCGAGCAGCGTGGATGCGGTGATCCAGAGGGTCGGTCCGGATCACATCATGGTGGAGAGCGACTACCCGCACGCCGACTCGACCTGGCCAACGACGTGGGATCGAGTGAAGGCAAACTTCGGACATCTTCCGCAGGAGATCATCGACAAGGTGACGTTTCGGAACGCGGCCGAGCTGTTCGGGGTGCCGCTGCCCCCGGGGGCTTAG